The Microbacterium limosum sequence CCGATCCGCGGTTCTACCACCTTGACACCGCGATCGCCGTGCTCGACCCCGTCGAGGGCGCGCACCGCGGCGGCCCCGACCGCGCGAACATCGCCTACCTGCCGCACGCCTTCGACGCCGTGAGCCGGGCGATCCTCGCCGAGCGCTATCCCGATGCGATCCACGTCGCCGAGGCCGACGGAGACGTGTTCGGGCTGAACTCCGCCAGCGACGGCCGCCACGTGCTGATCTCCCCGCGCGCGACCGGCTTCGAGGCGCAGCTGCGCGAACGCGGCTACGAGCCCGTGCTCGTCGACCTGTCCGAACTGCTGCTGGGCGGCGGCGGGATCAAGTGCTGCACGCTCGAACTCCGAGGAGGAACCCGATGAGCGCACCCGTGCGGGATTCCCAGACCGCCGCCCTGATCGCGGTGGAGGACGCGCACCTCGCCCACAACTACCACCCGCTCCCCGTCGTCATCACGCGCGGCGAGGGCGCGTGGGTGACGGATGTCGAGGGCAAGCGCTACCTCGATCTGCTCTCCGCCTACTCGGCGCTGAACTTCGGGCACTCCCACCCGGCCATCCTCGCGGCCGCGCGCGATCAGCTCGACCGCCTGACGCTCACCAGTCGCGCCTACCACAACGACCGCCTCGCCCCCTTCGCGCAGGCGCTCGCCGACCTGGCGGGCAAGGACATGGTGCTGCCCATGAACACGGGCGCCGAAGCCGTCGAGACGGGCATCAAGGTCGCGCGCGCGTGGGGCTACCGCGTCAAGGGCATCGCGCCGGATGCCGCCACCGTCGTCGTCGCGCACGGCAACTTCCACGGGCGCACGACGACGATCGTCGGCTTCAGCGACGACCCCGACGCCCGCGAGGGATTCGGGCCGTTCGCGCCCGGCTTCGTGCACGTGCCGTTCGGGGATGCCGCCGCCCTCGCGGCCGCGATCGACGAGAACACGGCGGCCGTGCTGCTCGAGCCCATCCAGGGCGAGGCCGGCGTCGTCATCCCGCCCGAGGGCTACCTGCGCGAGGTGCGCCAGATCACCCGCGAGCGGGGGGTGCTGATGATCGCGGACGAGATCCAGTCGGGCCTCGGACGGGTCGGGACCACGTTCGCGTGCGATCGGGAGCAGGTCGTGCCCGACGTGTACCTCCTGGGCAAGGCGCTCGGCGGCGGCATCCTGCCCCTCTCCGCCGTCGTCGCAGACGCCGACGTGCTCGGCGTGATCCGCCCGGGCGAGCACGGATCGACGTTCGGCGGCAACCCGCTCGCCGCCGCCGTGGGCCTGCAGGTGGTGGAGATGCTCGCCTCGGGCGAGTTCCAGACGCGTGCCGCCGCCCTCGGGCAGCACCTCGAGACGAAGCTCGCGGAGTTCGCGGGGCGGGGCGTGACCGCCGTCCGCGTGGCGGGCCTGTGGGCGGGGATCGACATCGATCCCGCGCGCGGCACGGGGCGGGAGGTCGCCGAACGGCTCCTCGCCCGGGGCGTGCTCGTCAAGGACACCCACGGCCAGACGATCCGGATCGCGCCACCCCTCGTCGTGCGGGCGACCGAGCTGGACTGGGCGCTCGAGCAGCTCCGTGTCGTGCTCGCCGGCTGAGGCGGCACGGTCGCCATAATGCGACGGTGGTCCGGGACGAGCACGAGGAGACACCCGACTGACGCCATGACGCCGTGCGCGGCATCCGCCGGCCGAGACCCGCGCGGATGACGCGGCCTTCCGCTCTTCGGAAACGACCCTGCGTCCAGGGGCGGCGGCCGTGGCATCCTGACGACGTCGCCGCCCCGGAGCAGCCCTGCTCCCCGTCAGATCGGAGCACGTCATGAGCGATGTCGCAGACGCCGCGAGCGTGGATGCCGCGCTCGCGCAGTTCTCGGAGATGATGGCCGCCGACGGCTACGTGCTGTCGTGGCAGCCCGTGCAGGAGGACCGCATCGTCGTGCGCATCGACGCGACAGACGGCGCCTGCGCCGACTGCCTCGTGCCGCAGAAGGTGATGGAGGCGATCATGTCGCAGGCGCTCGAGCCGACGCCCTTCGCCCTCGATCACGTCGTGCTTCCCGAGGGCGCCGCCCACTAGCGAGCCGGTCGGGCGCTGCCGCGACCGGGGCGGGCCTGCTCACCGCACCGAGACCGACACCTCGTGCCACCCGGTCGCGCCGTCGGGCACGACGCCGACGCGCTCGGATGTCTGGGTCTGCCCCTCCGCGTTGGTAACGCGGCACCGCACGGTGTGCTCGCCGGTGGTCGCCTCCCACGGGATGCTCCACTGCACCCAGGTGTCGTCCGAGATCGCGCTCGCGAGGGTCGCCGACCGCCACGGCCCCTCGTCGACCTGCACCTCGACACCCGCGACGCCCGTGTGCTGCTGCCACGCGACGCCCGCGACGACGCGGTTTCCGGCATCCACGGCGGCGCCGCGGCGGGGGACGTCGATGCGCGACTGGAGCTTGACGGGACCCCGCTCCGACCATCCGCGGTCGGTCCAGTAGGCGCGCGCACGATCGAAGCGCGTCACCTCCAGCTCGGTCACCCACTTCGTCGCCGAGACGTAGCCGTAGAGCCCCGGAACGACCATCCGCACGGGGAAGCCGTGCTCGGCGGGCAGGGGCTCGCCGTTCATCCCGACCGCGAGGAGGGCGTTGCGGTCGTCGGTGAGCGCCTCGAGCGGGCTCGATGCGGTGAACCCGTCGATCGAGCGGGAGAGCACCATGTCGGCGTCCTCCCGCACTCCGGCGCGCGCGAGCAGCTCGTCCCAGCGCAGCACGACCTCGCGGTCGACGAGGCCGTGGATGCGCAGCGACCAGTCCGCGGGGGCGATGTCGGGCACGACGAGGGCGGTGTCGATGCGGTAGAACTGCGCGTTCGGCGTGACCACGGGCGCAAGCCCGTCGATGCCCAGTTCGGCTCCGGCAGGGACCTCGGGCGCGGCGGTGGCGGGGACCGGAAGGCGGACGGCCTCACGAACGGCCGACGCCGCCGAGCGCCCGGCGCGCACGGCCGTCGCGCCGATCGCGGCCGCGATCGTCACGGCCGCCGCGATGCCGGCGGTGATGAGGAAGCGGCGCCTCGAGGCATCCTCCGTCGGCCCCGGGAGGGGATCGGAGCGGCGGATGAGGACCGACAGCACGCGGCGGTGAGCTCGCCCAGGGCCGTGCCGGTCGCCGCGGCGACGATCCCCGCCACCGCGGAGCCGATGCCCCCCGGCGTGCGTCGGGGCGCATCCGTGCGTGCTTCGACAGCCGTCGCCATGGCGGAAGCCTACGTCCGCGCGCACCGGCCCCGGCCCGCCGCCGGGAAACACCCAGGCAACATGCCCCGGACTAGGCTCGCAGCATGGGTGACCTCTTCGACGGCTACGGCTCCACTCTCGCGCCGCGCAAGACTCCCCAGGGTCTCCCCGCCTTCGACGAGATGTTCGGATCGCCGTCGCATCCCGGCGCGCTCGCGGAATCGCGCGACGCGTACCGCGAGCTCTATCACGCCCTCGCGAGGATGACGCAGGAGGAGCTGCGCGGGCGCACCGACTCCCTCGCGAGCTCCTATCTCGCGCAGGGCGTGACGTTCGACTTCGCCGGCGAGGAGCGGCCCTTCCCCCTGGATGCGGTGCCCCGCGTGATCGACTTCGACGAGTGGTCCGAGGTCGAGGCGGGCATCAAGCAGCGCGTGCGGGCGCTCGAGGCCTTCCTCGACGACGTCTACGGTCGCCAGAACTGCGTGCGCGACGGGGTCGTCCCCGCGCAGCTCATCGCCTCGTCGCAGTACTTCTACCGCCAGGCCTACGGCATCCACTCGGCCAACGGCGTGCGCATCCAGGTGTCGGGGATCGACCTCATCCGCGACGAGCACGGCAAGATGCGCGTGCTCGAGGACAACGTGCGCGTGCCGAGCGGCGTCAGCTACGTCATCTCCAACCGCCGCGTGATGGCGCAGACCTTGCCGGAGCTCTTCGTCTCGATGCGGGTGCGGCCTGTGGGCGACTACCCCAACAAGCTGCTCGCGGCGCTGCGCGCCTCGGCCCCGCCCGGCACCGACGAGCCGAACGTGGTCGTGCTCACCCCCGGCGTCTACAACTCCGCGTACTTCGAGCACACCCTGCTCGCCCGGCTCATGGGGGTGGAGCTCGTCGAGGGCCGCGACCTGCTGTGCATGGGCGGCAAGGTATTCATGCGCACCACGCGCGGGCCGAAGCGCGTCGACGTGATCTACCGGCGGGTCGACGACGACTTCCTCGACCCGCTGCAGTTCCGCGCCGACTCCATGCTCGGCGCGCCGGGGCTCATGCTCGCCGCGCGCCTGGGCAACGTGACGATCGCCAACGCGGTCGGCAACGGCGTGGCCGACGACAAGCTCCTCTACACCTACACCCCCGACCTCATCCGCTACTACCTCTCCGAGGAGCCGATCCTCCCGATCGTCGACACGTGGCGGCTCGAGGAGCCCGAGGCGCTGGAGGAGGTGCTCGACCGCCTCGACGAGCTCGTCGTGAAGCCGGTCGACGGCTCCGGCGGCAAGGGTCTGGTCGTGGGGCCCGATGCCTCGCGCGCCGAGCTCGACGCCCTGCGTACCCGCCTGCTGGCCGACCCCCGCGGCTGGATCGCGCAGCCGGTGGTCATGCTCTCGACGATCCCGACCCTCGTGGAGGACGGCATGCGCCCGCGGCACGCCGATCTGCGCCCGTTCGCCGTCAACGACGGCGACGATATCTGGGTGCTGCCGGGCGGCCTCACGCGCGTCGCCCTCCCGGAGGGGCAGCTCGTGGTCAACTCCAGCCAGGGCGGCGGGTCGAAGGACACGTGGGTCGTGGGAGGCTCGGCGCCCGCGCACGTCGAGTACGGGCAGGGGCAGGGGCTCGCGGGCCTCGTCGCCGATCAGGCGGCGACCGTGACGGCGGCGATCCCGATCATCTACGACGAGGCCGACCACCCCGGCGTCGACCACTCTCCTCAGGATCGTCCGCGCTCGCGCGTCGAGCAGCAGGAACAGCAGCAGCAGGCGAGCGACGCCGCGCCGTCGGATGACGAGGACGGTGCCCCCTCATGCTGAGCCGCATCGCGGAATCCCTCTTCTGGATCGGTCGCTACATCGAGCGCAGCGACGGAACCGCCCGCATCCTGGACGTGCACCTGCAGCTCCTGCTCGAGGACCCGTGGATCAACGAGGACACCGCCTGCCGGTCGCTGCTGTCGGTCATGGGCACGGTCGTCGCCTCGGACGACGCGGCGACGGTCACGCGCGAGGACGTGCTCTCCCGCCTCGCGGTGGACCGGATGAACCCCGCGAGCATCGTCTATTCGCTCAACGCGGCTCGCGAGAACGCCCGGCGGGCGCGCGAGATCGTCTCGACGGAGCTCTGGGAGTGCCTCAACACGACGAACGCCCGGATGCCGAGGCGCCTGCAGGTCGACAAGGTGCACGAGTTCTTCCAGTGGGTTCGCGAGCGGGCCGCGCTCGCGGTCGGGGTCATGGACTCCTCCACGAGCCGCGATGAGGCGTGGCAGTTCTTCGCGCTGGGCCGCGCGATCGAGCGCGCCGACATGACCGCGCGCCTGCTCGCGACCCGATCGCTGACGGAGGTCTCCGGCCCCTCCTGGACGACGATCCTCCGCTCGTGCGGCGCCTACGAGGCGTACCTGCGCACGTATCGGGGGATGCCGAGCGCCCGCAACGCGGCGGAGTTCCTCCTGCTCGACCGGCTCTTCCCACGCTCCATCATCTTCTCGATCCAGCGCGCCGAGGAGTGCATGAGCGCGATCGACCCGCGCGAGGACCGCGTCGGGCACTCCAATCAGGTGCTGCGAGCCCTGGGCCGCATCCGCAACGACCTGGAGTACAGCCCCATCAGCGAGATCCTCGGCGAGCTTCCCCACCACATGCTGCGGGTGCAGACCGTCACGCGCGAGGCATCCGAGGCCATCCGCCAGCGGTTCTTCCCGACGCAGGCCGAACCCAGCTGGATCGGAGAGACCTCATGAAGCGCCTTCGCATCGAGCACACGACCGGCTTCAGCTATCCGGGCGACGTCTCCGCCTCGTACAACGAGGCGCGGATGCTGCCGGGCACGACCGACAGCCAGTTCGTGCTCAGCTCGTCTCTCGATATCGATCCCTCGACCGCGGTCAACAGCTACGTGGACTACTTCGGCACGCGCGTGAGCGCCTTCGATGTGCTCTCCGGACACAAGGAGCTCAACATCACGGCGCGGTCGCTCGTCGAGGTGCGGCCCCGTCCGATCGAGCACACCGGCATCTCGTGGGATCGCCTGGTGGCCGAGAGCGCCCGCTCGATCGACACCGTCGAGCACCTGACGCAGACGCGCCGCACGACGCCGAGCGAGGAGGTCGTCGAGATCGCCCGCTCGATCGCCGGCCGCCACAGCGACCCCGGCCCCGCGGCGCACGACATCTGCATGGCGATCGGCGACGCGGTCGAGTACATGCACGGCATCACCGGCGTGCACTCCACCGCCGCGGAGGCCTGGGATGCCCGCAAGGGCGTGTGCCAGGACATCGCGCACATCGCGATCGGCGCCCTGCGCGCCGTCGGCATCCCCGCCCGTTACGTGTCTGGCTACCTGCACCCTCGGCCGAACGCCGAGGTCGGTGTCGCTGTGAGCGGCGAGTCGCACGCGTGGCTCGAGTGGTTCGCGGGGGAGTGGACCGGTTTCGACCCCACGAACAACATCGAGATCGGCGACCGGCACGTGCTCGTCGGCCGTGGCCGCGACTACAACGACGTGCCGCCGCTGCGTGGTGTCTACGCCGGCCCCTTCAAGAGTCAGCTGTTCGTGCGCGTCACGATCACCCGCGAGGCGTAGGAGCGGGGCGGGGCGCCGCCGCGGCATCCGTTCCGGGCAGGCGGATCGGGGTCGTCCCCGCGACCTCGTCGCTGAACTGCTCCGGTTCCGGGGAGACGATGCTGACGGGCGTCGTCTCGTCCAGGCTCAGCGCGAACCGACGTGTGCGGTGACGGTGCACCCGTCCGGACGCGAGCATCCACGTGATGCCCACGCCGAAGGCGACAAGACCCGCGGCCGCGCCGACGAGGATGGCCACCCGCGGGCCGAACTCGGCCGCGACCCACCCGACGATGGGGGCGCCCACGGGTGTCCCGCCCATCATGACCGCCACGTAGAGGGCCATGACGCGGCCGCGCAGCGCGGGATCTGTCGTGGTCTGCACATAGCCGTTCGCGGTCGTGAGCGCCGTGACGACCGTGAACCCGTTCACGACGAGCAGCGCCGCATACGTCCAATAGGAGGGCATCAGGGCGGATGCGCCGGAAGCCACCGCGAACCCCAGGGCGGCGAACATGACCACCCGGATGCGGGCGCGATCGCGGCGGGCGGCCATGAGGGCGCCGGCGAGGGAGCCGATCGCGAGCACCGACGACAGCAGCCCGAACCCGTCGGCCTGCTGCCCGAACTCGAGCGCCATGGTCGAGGCGAAG is a genomic window containing:
- a CDS encoding circularly permuted type 2 ATP-grasp protein, with the protein product MGDLFDGYGSTLAPRKTPQGLPAFDEMFGSPSHPGALAESRDAYRELYHALARMTQEELRGRTDSLASSYLAQGVTFDFAGEERPFPLDAVPRVIDFDEWSEVEAGIKQRVRALEAFLDDVYGRQNCVRDGVVPAQLIASSQYFYRQAYGIHSANGVRIQVSGIDLIRDEHGKMRVLEDNVRVPSGVSYVISNRRVMAQTLPELFVSMRVRPVGDYPNKLLAALRASAPPGTDEPNVVVLTPGVYNSAYFEHTLLARLMGVELVEGRDLLCMGGKVFMRTTRGPKRVDVIYRRVDDDFLDPLQFRADSMLGAPGLMLAARLGNVTIANAVGNGVADDKLLYTYTPDLIRYYLSEEPILPIVDTWRLEEPEALEEVLDRLDELVVKPVDGSGGKGLVVGPDASRAELDALRTRLLADPRGWIAQPVVMLSTIPTLVEDGMRPRHADLRPFAVNDGDDIWVLPGGLTRVALPEGQLVVNSSQGGGSKDTWVVGGSAPAHVEYGQGQGLAGLVADQAATVTAAIPIIYDEADHPGVDHSPQDRPRSRVEQQEQQQQASDAAPSDDEDGAPSC
- the rocD gene encoding ornithine--oxo-acid transaminase, producing the protein MSAPVRDSQTAALIAVEDAHLAHNYHPLPVVITRGEGAWVTDVEGKRYLDLLSAYSALNFGHSHPAILAAARDQLDRLTLTSRAYHNDRLAPFAQALADLAGKDMVLPMNTGAEAVETGIKVARAWGYRVKGIAPDAATVVVAHGNFHGRTTTIVGFSDDPDAREGFGPFAPGFVHVPFGDAAALAAAIDENTAAVLLEPIQGEAGVVIPPEGYLREVRQITRERGVLMIADEIQSGLGRVGTTFACDREQVVPDVYLLGKALGGGILPLSAVVADADVLGVIRPGEHGSTFGGNPLAAAVGLQVVEMLASGEFQTRAAALGQHLETKLAEFAGRGVTAVRVAGLWAGIDIDPARGTGREVAERLLARGVLVKDTHGQTIRIAPPLVVRATELDWALEQLRVVLAG
- a CDS encoding alpha-E domain-containing protein, with protein sequence MLSRIAESLFWIGRYIERSDGTARILDVHLQLLLEDPWINEDTACRSLLSVMGTVVASDDAATVTREDVLSRLAVDRMNPASIVYSLNAARENARRAREIVSTELWECLNTTNARMPRRLQVDKVHEFFQWVRERAALAVGVMDSSTSRDEAWQFFALGRAIERADMTARLLATRSLTEVSGPSWTTILRSCGAYEAYLRTYRGMPSARNAAEFLLLDRLFPRSIIFSIQRAEECMSAIDPREDRVGHSNQVLRALGRIRNDLEYSPISEILGELPHHMLRVQTVTREASEAIRQRFFPTQAEPSWIGETS
- a CDS encoding molybdopterin-dependent oxidoreductase — protein: MLSVLIRRSDPLPGPTEDASRRRFLITAGIAAAVTIAAAIGATAVRAGRSAASAVREAVRLPVPATAAPEVPAGAELGIDGLAPVVTPNAQFYRIDTALVVPDIAPADWSLRIHGLVDREVVLRWDELLARAGVREDADMVLSRSIDGFTASSPLEALTDDRNALLAVGMNGEPLPAEHGFPVRMVVPGLYGYVSATKWVTELEVTRFDRARAYWTDRGWSERGPVKLQSRIDVPRRGAAVDAGNRVVAGVAWQQHTGVAGVEVQVDEGPWRSATLASAISDDTWVQWSIPWEATTGEHTVRCRVTNAEGQTQTSERVGVVPDGATGWHEVSVSVR
- a CDS encoding transglutaminase family protein; protein product: MKRLRIEHTTGFSYPGDVSASYNEARMLPGTTDSQFVLSSSLDIDPSTAVNSYVDYFGTRVSAFDVLSGHKELNITARSLVEVRPRPIEHTGISWDRLVAESARSIDTVEHLTQTRRTTPSEEVVEIARSIAGRHSDPGPAAHDICMAIGDAVEYMHGITGVHSTAAEAWDARKGVCQDIAHIAIGALRAVGIPARYVSGYLHPRPNAEVGVAVSGESHAWLEWFAGEWTGFDPTNNIEIGDRHVLVGRGRDYNDVPPLRGVYAGPFKSQLFVRVTITREA